Proteins co-encoded in one Candidatus Binatia bacterium genomic window:
- a CDS encoding type II toxin-antitoxin system PemK/MazF family toxin translates to NPQAGHEQAGRRPALVVSPAAYNRKVGLALLCPITSRAKGYPFEVAISSGLKVSGVVLSDHVKNLDWAARKATHECKLSRATVSEVLDKLGTLLAP, encoded by the coding sequence AACCCGCAGGCTGGACACGAGCAAGCGGGGCGTCGGCCGGCCCTCGTCGTGTCGCCAGCGGCCTACAATAGGAAGGTGGGGCTGGCGCTTTTGTGCCCCATCACCAGTCGAGCCAAGGGCTATCCGTTTGAGGTGGCAATTTCGTCGGGATTGAAGGTGTCCGGCGTTGTGCTGTCGGACCACGTCAAGAATCTGGATTGGGCCGCACGCAAAGCTACGCATGAGTGCAAGCTGTCGCGCGCCACGGTGTCGGAAGTCCTCGACAAACTGGGGACGTTACTCGCCCCATGA